Genomic segment of Candidatus Aenigmatarchaeota archaeon:
AAATTTTATTTAAGAAAATAGTTGAGATGAGGGAGAATAAATCAATTTTAGAGAAAAAATTGGAAAAATTGGAAAAGGAAGAAAAAAATCTGATAGAACTTAAAAACCGAAAAAATTCAATTAATGGATCATTGAAAGAAATAAAATTTACTTTGGAAAAATACAAAGAAATTTCAAACGAAAATATGGAAGAAAAGGAAAGGCAATTGAAAGATGTCATAAAAAAATTAAATGAATTGGAATTAGAAATTAGAAACAAGAGGAAGTTATGTGAGGAATTAATAAAGTTTGTTTCAACAGGTAGTGCTAAATTAAATTCTTTTGAGGAATCAATATCTAAAATAAATAAAAAGATAGAGGAATCAAAAAAAATAAAAGATAGAATTGATGAGATAGAGAAGAAGTATACAAAGGACATAAAATCCTTAATTGATAAAATTAAGCTAGAATTGGATCAGGATAAAAAAAATCTATCAGAGACAAAAATCAAAATTGAACAAATAAAAGATTCACTTTTTAAAATTTCTGATATAAAAGGTGAATGTCCTGTTTGTAAATCTAAAATTACTCCTCAGAAAAAAGAAGAACTATCCAAGGAATACACGGAAGCCATCGAAAGATATCAAAAATTGGTCCCATCACTTGAGAATTCAATAGACAATAAAATAAAAGAAATATCACACCTCGAGAAAGTTTCAATTGAATATGAGATTTTAAAAGATAAAATAAGAGAAATAAATTTATATGAAGATGAATTGGTTGAAAAAACAAAAAGTGTTGAAGCTCTTAAAAAAACACTTGAAGGCAAAAATTCAGAGCTTGAAAATCTTAGAAATGACATCGAATCTTATGAAAAAAATATGAATGAACTTAGAGAGAACAAAAAAATAATCGAGAATCAAATAAACAAAATTATTGAGTTTAAGGAAAAAAACAAAAGAAAATCTGAATTGGAAATTGAAATAACTAAAATAGAAAAAGAGATAAAAGAAATTGAAATAAAATTCAATGAAGACGAGTTAAGAAGGATCAGGAATGAATTTATAGAGGTTACTAAAAAAATATCTGAAAATGAGACCAATTTGAAAAACTTTGAGTTTAATATTAAAGAAAAGAATAAAAGGCTAAATGAGTACAGGGAAAAAATAAAAAAAATTGAAGAAAATATAAAAGAAGTTGAGAGGCTTGAAAAACTGATAAAAAATCTTTCAATATTTGAAAAAGCTTTGGAAAAGACACAAATAGAACTTAGAGAAAATTTCATAGAATCAGTAAATTATATGATGGAAAAAATTTGGCCTGAATTGTACAGTTATTCGGATATCACAAGTGTTAGATTGACTGTGAAGGATAAGGATTATGTCTTACAGATGAGAAAAGGTTCTGGGGATTGGGTCGATGTGGACGGAATTGCATCTGGTGGTGAAAGAACAACAGCTTGCTTGGCCTTGAGAATTGCATTTTCCTCGGTACTTGCCCCCCAACTAAAGTGGATTTTTTTGGATGAACCAACACACAATCTTGATGCAAAATCTGTTGAAGATTTGTCACAAACACTGAGGGAAAGAATTGGAGAGTTTGCTGAGCAGATATTTTTGATAACACATGACAGGACATTGGAGAATGCTGTGACAGGTCAATTATACAGATTAAGTAGGGATAAGGACCTGGATGGCTCAACAATTGTTGAAAAAGTGAATTAACCCAAACTCATTATTAGTTCTGTAGTCAATTGATTCCTGTCTTCTAAAATAAAATCAGCTCCAGAAAAATCTTGGTCATTATTGTATATGTGTTTTATTATTATACATTTCATCCCAGCACTTTTTCCAGATTTTAATCCGGTATTTGAGTCTTCAACAACAACACATTCTTCTGGTTTTAAATCTAGTCTATTAGCAGCAAATAAATAGGGATCAGGATATGGCTTATTTTTTTTGACATCATCTCTTGTGACTATTATATCAAAATATTTTTTTATGTCAACCATTTCTAATAAAGGTTCTGCCTGATTCTTTGTTGATGCTGTTACTAATCCAATCTTAAATTTTTTTCTTAGATTTTTTAAAATCTTCTTTACTTCTGGAGGTAATTTTACCAAATGAATATATTTTTTATTTTTTTCTAAAGCAAGTTGAGCCACCTTTTCAAATTCTTTTTTATCTTCATTGAATATCATCTTAAGTTTTTCAACATATGGAAAGCCAACATACTTTTCTATTTCCTCTTTTGGTATATCAACACCTAATATCTCTTTAATAGCCTCTTTAAGCGAAAGTGTGTGCATATCCTCGCTATCTATCAGTGTCCCATCCATGTCAAACAAGACGGCCTTTATCATCCTAAATAATTAGATAAAAAAGTTTAAATGGATGTCCTTTTAACAATAAATAAATTTTTCCAATATAACAAGTAAATATGGCCCCTTTAAAATATTATCTTCAAATAATTGAAGGAAAGAAAAAACCAAAGTTTCAGATAAATAAGAGAAAATTAGATAAAAAAATAGAACAGGCTTTTGAGATTTTAGGGAAATGTGAATTGTGCGAGAGAAGATGTGGAACAAATAGGTATATAAATAAGGGTTTGTGTAAAGCCGAAGACAAAATTAGAGTCTCCTCTTATTTTCCACATTATGGTGAGGAGCCATTCTTTGTACCAAGTTTTACTATATTTTTTTCTGGGTGCAATTTTAGTTGTCAATACTGCCAGAATTGGGAAATAAGTCAATATTACATTGGATATAAATTAAGTGAGGAGGAATTAGCTGAAATAATAGACAAATACGGAAAAAAATGTAAAAATATAAATTTTGTTGGCGGGAGCCCAACACCATATCTCCCCTTTATACTTAAAACATTAAAGTTTGTTAAATCTGATTTGCCAGTTATATGGAATTCTAATTTCTATATGTCAATAAAAAGCATGGAGTTATTAAAATGGATTGTTGATGTATATTTGTCAGATTTCAAATATGGAAATGACAAATGTGCAAGAAGATTAAGCAAAGTAGAAAACTATACAAAAATAGTAAAAAGAAACCACCTTTTAGCATTAAAAGATTCCGATTTGGTGATAAGACATTTGGTTTTACCTAACCATTTTGAATGCTGCACAAAACCAATTTTGGAATGGATAAGTAGAAATCTAGGTAAAAAAGTTATAGTCAATTTGATGGATCAATACAGGCCACATTGGAATGCTTTTAGGTTTGAAGAAATAAAAGAACCATTGAAATATGAGGAATTTAAGAAAGCTAGAGAATTTGCGGAAAAATTGGATATGAATCTAGTTTATTAATTTACATGAAGGCTTTCATGTCATCTTCTCTTAATCTAATCGACTTATTATATTTTAACAATGCTTCTTCTAATGAAATTCCTTTTTCAGATTTCTTGCTATTTCTTGTTCTCACTTTTATTAATATTGGAAAGTTGACAGCCTCACCAACTATTAATGCCTCCCCTGTTCTAAGTCCAGGTATCATCTTTAAGACATCAGATGTGATTCCTTCAGCGCTCTTTCCTATGTGATCCAGATCATACGGGTTTGTCACTCTCATTATTATATGTGTGTTGCATTGCGACAATACTGTTGTTGATAATTGAATTGGCCTTTGGGATATAAGAACCAAAGAAATATGGAATTTTCTACCTTCCCTTGCTATTGTTTCTATTATTTTTCTGGATAAAGCACCCTCCTTTTTTACACCTTCAGGACAAAAATTATGCGCTTCTTCCAATATGAGTATAGAAGGCGGAATCCTTCCCTCTCTTCTCAACCAGAATAATTTTCTAGCAAAAAACGCGACAATCATCTGTTTGTCTTGCTGGTTTATTATATCTGATACATCTATTATACTTAACTGCCCTGATTTTCCAAGATCTGCTGGATTCGGTTTTGTGTAATTCTTGAAAAGGTGCGACTTCTCAAGATTCATTAACCAACTAATTATAGTATCTTTTACAACCCTCTTTGCATTACTTACTTCAACTTCTGTTATCAGATCCTTGAAATTATAATTCTTCTTTTTTTTCGCTAAATTTTCAATTATTGTTGTTAATTCTCTTCTTTGAGCTGGGGATATTTGTGGCAAAAATTCCATTATTTGGTTTGGTGATAGATCAGAAACAGCTATACTTATATCACCCTTTCCATAAACTTTTGTATATTTACCATACTTTGGATCAGAAGCAAATCCCACATACTCACCATGTGTGTCGATTAAGACTACAGATGG
This window contains:
- a CDS encoding HAD family phosphatase; amino-acid sequence: MIKAVLFDMDGTLIDSEDMHTLSLKEAIKEILGVDIPKEEIEKYVGFPYVEKLKMIFNEDKKEFEKVAQLALEKNKKYIHLVKLPPEVKKILKNLRKKFKIGLVTASTKNQAEPLLEMVDIKKYFDIIVTRDDVKKNKPYPDPYLFAANRLDLKPEECVVVEDSNTGLKSGKSAGMKCIIIKHIYNNDQDFSGADFILEDRNQLTTELIMSLG
- a CDS encoding radical SAM protein, whose amino-acid sequence is MAPLKYYLQIIEGKKKPKFQINKRKLDKKIEQAFEILGKCELCERRCGTNRYINKGLCKAEDKIRVSSYFPHYGEEPFFVPSFTIFFSGCNFSCQYCQNWEISQYYIGYKLSEEELAEIIDKYGKKCKNINFVGGSPTPYLPFILKTLKFVKSDLPVIWNSNFYMSIKSMELLKWIVDVYLSDFKYGNDKCARRLSKVENYTKIVKRNHLLALKDSDLVIRHLVLPNHFECCTKPILEWISRNLGKKVIVNLMDQYRPHWNAFRFEEIKEPLKYEEFKKAREFAEKLDMNLVY
- a CDS encoding ATP-binding protein, whose product is MSKIIGTVISNIDGPSTFKFDFVIKDDSRKIPVRKGQFVQVNTEEGIIVGRVDEIIKTNRYFMHAESVREFEKTGRALNEIFPVERWEYLLAKVIPLGIYDSGLLKRVSFPPSPGSTVEEIDKKILSEFLGFDVNGLNIGKINFHDLDAKINLTRIFQKHLAILAISGAGKSYLTSVLLEELLERSEELGKPSVVLIDTHGEYVGFASDPKYGKYTKVYGKGDISIAVSDLSPNQIMEFLPQISPAQRRELTTIIENLAKKKKNYNFKDLITEVEVSNAKRVVKDTIISWLMNLEKSHLFKNYTKPNPADLGKSGQLSIIDVSDIINQQDKQMIVAFFARKLFWLRREGRIPPSILILEEAHNFCPEGVKKEGALSRKIIETIAREGRKFHISLVLISQRPIQLSTTVLSQCNTHIIMRVTNPYDLDHIGKSAEGITSDVLKMIPGLRTGEALIVGEAVNFPILIKVRTRNSKKSEKGISLEEALLKYNKSIRLREDDMKAFM